Genomic window (Pirellulaceae bacterium):
TTTTCTGCCAGTTTGTAGAATCCGGGTTCAATTTGCCCCAACTCCTCCATGATCAGGGCCACGGCCGACACCGTATCAGCTTGTGTCGGACGTTTCGCCCGACTGGAAACTTCCAACAAAGCTCTGGCAGCGTCGGATGATTGATTATTTCGAACGAGCAAAATCGACTTAAAGCGAAGCGTCTCTGTCGATTGTGGAGACAGTTTCCTTACCCACCTATCTGCGTCCGCAAACTCACCTTCCTCCAACAGCCATTGCACAAATACGGTGACATAGGCTTGATTGTCAGGAGATTCGGCCAAGACATCCATGATAGTTTTCCTGGCATCTTTCCAGCGCCCGCTCGTCTTATAGACCTGGGCAAGGATTGCTTTTTCACCTGTCTTCAACTTCCGCTTATTCTGAATCTCAGTCAGCCGATCTGCAGCCAGTTGCCGTGACGAGGCTTCTGGGCGACGAGCACACAACTGCAACCACATTTGCAGATCTTGTCCGCTCAGCTCGCCCTTCTCGTTTGCGTTTTCGTCCAGTAAGGCAAGTGCCGCAACAAAATCTTTGTAAGACATGGATTCGGCAATGAACGAAGCCTTTGTTCGTCGTGCCCATTTCGAACTCACATTATTCGCTGCGGCAATGCGATCAAGCGTCGCGAGCATTTTGGCACGCTGCCCGGATGCCTGATAAAGCAGAGTGAGGTTGCGTAAGAGGACATCATCGTTGGGATTCAACTTCAAGGCATTGACATAACTCGCCTCCGCCGCTTCATAATCACCAAGCAAAGCCTTGGCCTGACCAAGTGCCAATACTTTTTCAGGACCCGTTCCCTTTGCCTCTAACTCCGCAAGAACCGCTCTCGCTTCCGAATCTCGCTCACGGAAGGTCAGAAAATCGATCAGTCGCACCCAGGTTCTCGATTCTTCGGGAGCCACTTTAACTGCGTTGCGAAGCGTTTTCAGAGCGTTATCTTCATCACCGGCCTGCTTATAGATATCAGCCAAAAGCACCAGATCCTCACCGGACGTCGAATCCACGGGGATCAGGGATTTGGCCTTCGCCAACGCCGCGTTGGGATCAGTAGCCGCTAACACTTTAAGACCTTTCATCACATCGCCACGACTTTTTTGAGTGTCCGGTATCTGGCTCATCAGTTGCCGTGCCTCTGCCTGCCGCCCTAAGTTGCGATAGACTCCGGCAAGTTTCGTGATGGTCTTCACATTTCCAGGACGCTTTTCCAAGGCGTCCTTCAACGCAGCCTCGGCTGCCTCGAAATTCGCTTCTTCTATGAAAATGTCAGCTTGCAGCTCATAGATTGGCGCCCAGTCCGGCCGATCATCACGTGCCTTTTCAACCAAATCTCGTGCCTGAGACAAGACATTCTTTTCTTTCTTGTCATTCTGATAAAGCCACAGCAGACGACTCGCTTGAGCAATCCGCCATTCGGATGACTCTTTACCGGATCGAGTGGCCAAGTCACCTAAAACTTCCTTCATCAGGTCGTCATTGCCGGCCTGCAGAGCCAAATCAAAAATCGCAGTTCGCAGAGCCAGATTGTCTTGGTTGGCCTCCAACATTTCCTGCATGACAGCGATCGCCTGATCGTATGCGTTGATACGAGCGTAGCTATTCGCAACAACCGACTTCAAGGCTGCTTGTTCTCGATAGGGAAATTGACTGATCCCTTCAAGTAGCTTCCCAAGCTGCGCTATCGCATCTTCGGGATTTGCTTGAATGATTCGAGTCGCTCTGGCAGCCCGTAAAGATGCTGAGTCACCGAAACGCTGTGAAATCTGGTCAAGAATTCGCATCCCCTGCTGATCGTCCGTCGTCAGACTGTTAAGCAGCATGTAGAAACGGGCCGTCTGGGGATATCTGCGTGTGGCTGCTTCCGCACGACTTCGGGCTTCCGACAACTTGCCCTTGCGGCGCAGCATATCGATGTTGAATTCTTCGAGTTGCCTGGGCGAATAATTCTCCTTCTTCGTCCAAACATCGATCATTTTGTCGACGGAAGTCCAGTTGCGAGCTGCTTCCGGTTTGCTCTGTTCTTTTCCGATACTCGCATCCAGCGTCAACTTGTAGACAAACCTTCTGCCATCATCATTGAAATCGCCGCTGTTCTTCTGAAGCTCGTTAAGAATTTTCAAACATTCGTCGTAACGCCCCTGGGCGTAGAGCGATTGAGCGAACTCGGCCATCGCAGTGCTTGACTTTTCACCCACACGATCAGCGATCGCTTCAATCTTGTCGTTAAATCCAAGACTTTTGTAACAAATCAGCAAGCTCGTATCGATTCGCCGCTTCATCGACTCATTTCGCCCTGAAACCGAACGAAGTTGCTCAAGATTCTTCGCTGCTAATTGGAAGTTTTTCTCGTGCATCAACAAGCGTGCTTCGAGAAATTTCAGCCGAAAAAGATCAAAACGAGATTCTCGTAAACGGTCAATTGCTTCTTTGCAATCTGCCACTCTGCCCATGTCGAGCTCAAGCCCAGCCCGTTGGTAAATCAGATCCGGATTGAGCTTCAATTTACTCAAACCAACTTTTAGGATCTGCAAGGCACCTTCCTGATTCCCTTCTCGCTGAGCGAGGTCAGCCAATGCAGCGTACATGCGACGGTCATCCGGATGCTTTTCCAAACCATCGTTGAGCAAGACACCGGCTGCATCAAGATCACCGACTGACATCAATGTTGTTGCAGCCACCAGGATGACCCGCACGGATGATTCTGCTTCATTCCGATTGATCTCAATTGCCTTGTTGACGTCCGCAAGGGACTTCTCTTTGCCTTCCTTTCCATCAAACCTTCGCTGGAAGAACGTCGCCCGTTGCAAATAGGCCTCTGCGTCTTCCAAATTTTGCTCCACCATTTGGTTCATGAGAGTGGAGGCAATGTCCAGATCAACTTCTCGATCCTCCTGTCGTCCCAGGATTCGCAACAGCACGACGTAGGCAGAGATTTCGTGGGGATCCGCGGCCTTTTCTAAATCAAAACTGTTCGTCGCGCGATCGTAGCCTGTCAACTCGCACAAAAGGGCAATCGCTTCCTCGGGCTTACTCTTTGCCTCCAAGCAGTTCGCGTAAGTCACTTTGTCGGTTGAGTTGAGCGATGAAATAGCTTCAATTTGCTCAAGATGGTCCATCGCATCCTTCACTCGCATCACTTGCCGATGCAAGGCAAACTCCAAACCAAGACGACGAAGTTCGACGTCGCCGGGATATTCGCGAATCGCTTTCTCTAACGCCAAGTACTGTGTCATCAGCTCCCGATAATCAACCGTCTCGGCCGACAAAGTTCGATCGCGTGCGGCAGTAAGCAGTCGCTTCAACTGGTCGATGTCGTCAGGCCGGTAACGCATATATCGCTGAAGTAGTCGAATCTGCTCATCAACATTGCCTTCCGCCTCCGCCTTTTCCGCTCGAGTCCGAAGACCCTCCGCATTGCGAGACATTTGGTACCCGTGGAGAAAATGAGTACCAACGACAAGCACCATCGAACCAAAAACAAGAAAGAGCAGAAAAGGGATATTCAGTTTCTTCATGACTTTTTGATTACCGATTTCACCAACGGGCTTTCTGTGACGGGTTTGCTAAATAGCCGGTTTTCCTCGTGCTCCTCGCTGAAGAAGCCCGCTTGGGGGCTTCTAGGAGGACTCAGAGGGAACGCCGAGATCTCGAGGGAATGAGTTGGTTAGCTCCACTGCGGGCGTCTCGTACCTCATTGTACGGTTGTCACCTGCATTTTGCTCGTTTCGGTTGCGGCACACCGGCCTAAATACCAGCTCTCTTCTTCCAGATCATGACTGGGAACGGCCCTGCAAAGAGGATCCCTGAAATACCTATACCACGCATCTTACCCCAACTCACCGCATCGAAACATTTAGAGAGCTCAAAAACATCGCGAAACCCCTAAGCTCCGCAAACAGGTAGCGAATGGGGCAAATGCAGCGAATGTCGGATGATATTTAGACAAAATCGCCGAAAGCGAAAAAGGAAAGCAAAGATCGTGGCAAAGTTTGTCGATTATTCCGGCTGTAGCGGTCAGGAAGACTTATCCATCGTCACGTCCGGTGGGCTCCGATTGCGCCTCGGACGAGGAAAGCAAACATGAAGACGACTTGCACAACCGATCGAAACTCAAGCAGGCGGCAGGCGGGTTCAGCGGGATTGCTGTTAGCACTGATTAGCTGTGTGACAGCGGGCGGCTGCGTGGCTTTGCCAACCGATAACCTTGGCATGCAGACGCACGAATTGAACGCCCACCCCGACTTGGCGCCCATTATGAATGGAGCCACGCTGGATGAGAATGGCAACTTGGTCGAAGGGCCTCCACCGGCGACCAGCCCACCGTCGGAACTCGCCAAAGTTTCCCTGCCTCGATATCGAGTGGCTCCGCCAGACATTCTCGTGATTCAAGCGATTCGCTTGTTCCCACGAAATCCGTACTACATCCAGTCCTCCGACTTCCTGCAGATCATTGTGCCAAACGCACTCTTTGATCAACCAATTGCGTCGACCTTCCAAGTCGACTCCGGAGGTCGCGTGAACTTGGGAGCCGCTTATGACTCGGTCAAGATTGCCGGCTTAACGCTTGAAGAAGGTCAGGACGCTATCGCTCGGCACTTATCACGCTTAATCGACCAACCTCAAGTTTCCGTTTCGCTTCTTCAAGCATCGGGAGTTCAGCAGATTGCTGGTGAGCACCTGATCGGCCCCGATGGTTTTATCAACCTGGGGATTTATGGCAGCGTCTACGTTTCTGGTTTGACGGTCGACGAAGCACGCCTGGCGATCGAAACCAAGTTATCCGAGTACCTTGATCATCCCAAGGTGTCCGTGGACGTGCTCATCTACAACAGCAAGTTCTTTTACGTCATCACAGAGGGGGCCGGCTTCGGCGACAACGTTGTGCGAATCCCGGTGACAGGCAATGAAACCGTCCTTGACGCAATCGCACAGATTGGCGGCCTGCAGCAGGTTTCGAGTAAACGGCTCTGGATCTCCCGTCCATCTCCAAAAGACAACGGCTGCGACCAAATCTTACCCGTTGACTGGCAAGCGATCACACGAGGAGCTGCCACAGGTACGAATTATCAAATCCTTCCAGGCGATCGCATCTTCGTCGCTGAAGACAAACTTATCGCAGTCAACTCGCTGGTTACAAAAGTGCTGAATCCAGTCGAACGCATGATGGGCTTCACGTTGCTCGGTGCTCAAACGATTCAGTTCTTACAACGGTTCCCACGAGGAAGTTTCACATTCTAGGATCACTTGAACCGGAAGTTTACGGATAGCACCGAGTGCCTTAAAAGGACCGCCCCCATGGTTAAACATCTATCAGGAAAACTGATCCTGGTCGCAAGTGCGGCATTCGTCGTCGGTCACCAGGAGGTATCGGGTCAACACGGATTTCACAAAAATCCACCAGTAGAAAGTGCGTCTTGTGCCATCGGCCAATGCCCGACCAATTTCTTGACCTACGGATTTTTCCAAGAAAACTGGCGAAGGTGGCCCGAGGAATCCGCACGAGAAATTGCGGCAGCAAAATCCTCTGCTTTAAATCCCTTTGTCATTCCCGATCGGAACAAGATCAGTCCAATCATTCCGAACTCGAGAGACGAGGCAGTTCAGGTTCCTCGCAAACGAAAGCCGATTGAAGCGACTGCCGAAGATGCAAGTGTCCAGTCGATCGGGCAACCCAGCGCGCCCGCCCCCGTCCCCAACGACAACAATGGGTTAATGGAACTGGAAGGACTTCCCTCGGAAGTTCCCGGCACGGAGCCAGGAGTTCCCGGCACGGAGCCAATCCCAGAGATACCCGATGGCAACAATTTGTTCGGCCCCTCGGACGACGACACGTTGGAACCAAGCGAACCGAAAGAACCCGAATCCACCGAAGACGAATTTGATTTCGATTCCCTCGATCTGTCGAACGATTCGCAACGTCAGCAGCGAGCGGGCTCAGGCCGAAAGACAGCAAGTCAACCAAAAACCACGCGAACGGCTGCTTCCCTGGAACCGAAACCTCGTCCCTTGCCACAACTGGTAGCACGAGAATTGGGACAAGAGATTCACCACGATGTCACGCGGGTCGACCAAGTCGCGGCCACCGTTGACATCGGCAGCGATGATTTGCGTCGAGGTCGCAACCCGTTGCGATTCAAGACGACACGGAAATCACGACCCGTGACGACCGTGCAAGATCCAGCGGCTCAGTCATCCAGTAAAGCAACTCTCGACGTCCCTGAAGTCCGACAGACGCAAGCTCGAACCCAACGGACTCGATCAAGCCGCTCGAATCCGTTGCGACGCCGGTAAACAGTCGCCAAGTCGAATTAGCAATCGATCCAAGGGCCGTTCGCTTCTTCCGTCATCGGATTCGAAGCGAGCGGCCATTTTTTGTATTTCAATGACCGGGAACCTAGCCTGCCACAAATCGCTGGAGTCGCGCTGCCAGATTGGGACTCATCGTCTCCGCCGATCCGGGCTTACGAGCCAAGTCCTTCCGAGTGAAACAGTCAAAAGCCATTGGTTGATCGGCATAGGCAGCTTGCGAACCACTGGGTGCGGATCCACGTCGAGTCAAATGAAGCGACTGGCCCCTATCAACACGATGAGAGGATCCAGCGTAGGCCCGATTCATCACACCACTCGCATTGCGGGACCGAGGCGTTGTCGAACGATTCTCTTCGCGTGTATCCCAAAGTCGACGCATCGTCTGTTGACTAAACGGCATCGACGCATCGTGTACGAAAATGAACTCGCCCACCGTTTCCTGAATCCCATCGTCTACCGTTGCTAGCGGCTCGCCGATAGCCGAGCGGTCGAGTAAGCGAACCTGTGGATACGATGTTGCCAAATCCGAGGCGACTTCGGCCGTCAGATCGGTGGATCCGTAATCCATAATCAGGATTTCGAATTCCGTCGTTAAATCGGACAACACTTCCAGAATGCGATGAACGCGGTTGCTGAGCACATACTGCAAGTTACGAACGGGTAGGATGACACTGATAGATGGACTCAAAGGAATTTCCTTTCGGCAATTGGAACGACCAATCAACGCCGATCAAAAGAT
Coding sequences:
- a CDS encoding tetratricopeptide repeat protein, translating into MKKLNIPFLLFLVFGSMVLVVGTHFLHGYQMSRNAEGLRTRAEKAEAEGNVDEQIRLLQRYMRYRPDDIDQLKRLLTAARDRTLSAETVDYRELMTQYLALEKAIREYPGDVELRRLGLEFALHRQVMRVKDAMDHLEQIEAISSLNSTDKVTYANCLEAKSKPEEAIALLCELTGYDRATNSFDLEKAADPHEISAYVVLLRILGRQEDREVDLDIASTLMNQMVEQNLEDAEAYLQRATFFQRRFDGKEGKEKSLADVNKAIEINRNEAESSVRVILVAATTLMSVGDLDAAGVLLNDGLEKHPDDRRMYAALADLAQREGNQEGALQILKVGLSKLKLNPDLIYQRAGLELDMGRVADCKEAIDRLRESRFDLFRLKFLEARLLMHEKNFQLAAKNLEQLRSVSGRNESMKRRIDTSLLICYKSLGFNDKIEAIADRVGEKSSTAMAEFAQSLYAQGRYDECLKILNELQKNSGDFNDDGRRFVYKLTLDASIGKEQSKPEAARNWTSVDKMIDVWTKKENYSPRQLEEFNIDMLRRKGKLSEARSRAEAATRRYPQTARFYMLLNSLTTDDQQGMRILDQISQRFGDSASLRAARATRIIQANPEDAIAQLGKLLEGISQFPYREQAALKSVVANSYARINAYDQAIAVMQEMLEANQDNLALRTAIFDLALQAGNDDLMKEVLGDLATRSGKESSEWRIAQASRLLWLYQNDKKEKNVLSQARDLVEKARDDRPDWAPIYELQADIFIEEANFEAAEAALKDALEKRPGNVKTITKLAGVYRNLGRQAEARQLMSQIPDTQKSRGDVMKGLKVLAATDPNAALAKAKSLIPVDSTSGEDLVLLADIYKQAGDEDNALKTLRNAVKVAPEESRTWVRLIDFLTFRERDSEARAVLAELEAKGTGPEKVLALGQAKALLGDYEAAEASYVNALKLNPNDDVLLRNLTLLYQASGQRAKMLATLDRIAAANNVSSKWARRTKASFIAESMSYKDFVAALALLDENANEKGELSGQDLQMWLQLCARRPEASSRQLAADRLTEIQNKRKLKTGEKAILAQVYKTSGRWKDARKTIMDVLAESPDNQAYVTVFVQWLLEEGEFADADRWVRKLSPQSTETLRFKSILLVRNNQSSDAARALLEVSSRAKRPTQADTVSAVALIMEELGQIEPGFYKLAEKQWAKYVKMRPQDSRRLVEYYTRVPQAERLGDALGLCEKEVAKAIKAKDANALKYYMNVALQGLRTNKQYVDSNSEHFDRVSKWFNAAKKYKMDDLHLGWIEIDFHDIRGDFTRLDSMYRDFLTRADVTDLQKAIIRNNLAFQLAVNGRGDEAVEVIGDAIDQLGPRADFLDTRALAYLSSGDSGNAIKDLLLALKSGDGTAPMHFHLALAYAESDKEKAGIELKKALDMGLTEGKVSPAEAKLLTRLKTQLKDYMPQNEPQL
- a CDS encoding polysaccharide biosynthesis/export family protein; this encodes MKTTCTTDRNSSRRQAGSAGLLLALISCVTAGGCVALPTDNLGMQTHELNAHPDLAPIMNGATLDENGNLVEGPPPATSPPSELAKVSLPRYRVAPPDILVIQAIRLFPRNPYYIQSSDFLQIIVPNALFDQPIASTFQVDSGGRVNLGAAYDSVKIAGLTLEEGQDAIARHLSRLIDQPQVSVSLLQASGVQQIAGEHLIGPDGFINLGIYGSVYVSGLTVDEARLAIETKLSEYLDHPKVSVDVLIYNSKFFYVITEGAGFGDNVVRIPVTGNETVLDAIAQIGGLQQVSSKRLWISRPSPKDNGCDQILPVDWQAITRGAATGTNYQILPGDRIFVAEDKLIAVNSLVTKVLNPVERMMGFTLLGAQTIQFLQRFPRGSFTF
- a CDS encoding glycosyltransferase, whose amino-acid sequence is MSPSISVILPVRNLQYVLSNRVHRILEVLSDLTTEFEILIMDYGSTDLTAEVASDLATSYPQVRLLDRSAIGEPLATVDDGIQETVGEFIFVHDASMPFSQQTMRRLWDTREENRSTTPRSRNASGVMNRAYAGSSHRVDRGQSLHLTRRGSAPSGSQAAYADQPMAFDCFTRKDLARKPGSAETMSPNLAARLQRFVAG